The segment agcaggggGGCCCAAAGACAGCAGTCTGACAAAGCAGACCTTAGTGCTCAGAGGGCACAGCAGTCTCCCCCAGTGTGTTGCTGGACTTGGGGGCAGGTGGAAAGTCACCCTGACGCCGTCCCACAGGGCAGACACATCACCTCCCAGTGCTTGGCTCATGTGCACAGAAAAGCAGCTGGCAGCCATTCTCTGCTGCCACCTGCCCCACAGGGCCCCCTCTGCAGTCCCCTCCCAGCAGCCCCTCACCCCACGTCTGTCTCCACATGAACTCCAGGTTCTGGGTGGCAGCAAAGTGCTTCTTGATGGCATAGTGCACACGCTGGATGAGCATGGCCGTCAGGTTGGAGCGCTTCAGCAGGTAGGGCATGGTGGAGCTGTACCCAAAGGGGTCTACGGCCCAGCCCGACCGTGGCGTCACACCTGGGGGCACAGAGACCTGTCAGCCCCATGCTGGGCCAGCAGCACCTCGCGTGAGGAGGGTCCTGGCAGGCCCCCAGCCACCATCTGCCCGGCTCTCACCAATGTTCTTCTCCAGCCACTGGTGCCCCTCGATCAGCTGGTCAATCATGGCAAAGTAGTGGGAATTAGCCTCATCAGCCATCACCCAGCCGCCCGTCACCATCTCCAGCTGCCCATTGcccaccagcctgccagggggaCACCCAAGATATGACCAGAGCCCTGCGTGAGCCACATGTCCATTGCAGAGTCCTGCCCTGAGCCACCTACAGTCTACATGCAGCCCCCACAGCCACCACTGCCATTCCCCCCTTGCCATGCTGTCCCCACACAGAGAGTCATCCCTCCACAGCCCAACGCCAACCACAGCCCGCTCTCCCTCCACTGTGTCCTCCATCCCCGATGCTCTCAGGGCAAGGGGCAGACAGGGGGACCCTGTCTCACCACACAATGCTGCTCTCCAGGTCTCCCACCCTTCCATGAGTGCCCTGGGCCTTGCACACAAGTTCCCCAGCCCAATCAGCACAGGGAGGGGCCCAGGGCAAGACCTGTCTCTCCCACCTCTCCCTCCACAAGGCAGTGGGTCTGACATCTGATGGCACTGGGAGGCTGCTGGCAGTTTGAGGGCACCCCATGCTGAGCAGTGCAGGGCCCATGGCAGCCTTCCAGTCCCCAGAGCCGTTCCCTCACACACGCtctgctctcagcctgcctgggagCTAGGTGGGCACTGGGGCCAGGGGGGCAGCCCTACCTGCGCACAGCAGCCCGCTTCTGGGCACTGATGTTGTCCCACCACTTGGAAAAAAAGGAGATCTCAGACCAGATGAAGCGCCGGCGTGGGTCCTCCTGCATCTTCAGCACCATGCTGTTGAGGATGTGCTGTGTCTGGTCGTAGTAGTACTTGTCAAAAGTCTTGATCCAGCCTGGCAGCACAGGTGGGGGTCACTTTGGGGGCCCAGGTTCCCTGCCAGCACTGCTCCCTAGCAGGAGCTGGGCCAGCCCCTGCCTCTCACCTGGGTCATTGTGGGAGTGCGGCACCACAAACACCTgtaggggctctgtgtcccattcGTTGGGCTCGTAGGTGATGTCGAAGCCCTGCTTCCAGACACCACCGTCCTGGTTGTCAAAGGGCAGCAGGGAGTACACAGCCAGCATCTGTGGGTAGGAGACAGTGCTGTGGCCCCTGAAAGAGCAGAGCTAGGACTCCATGGATGCCAGGTATGGACTCCTCATATGCTAGCAGAGCTACCAGACGCTCACCTGCAGGTCTGGGCTCTGTCCTTTGCCCCCTAGAGCAAACTGGCAGTCTTGTGGGGAGACAGAGAGGAAACTTGGGCGATTCTCAGGGGGGAGCACCCAGGAGCCATTCAGGGGGTGCTGGGGCAATGCCGGCTGCCCCTCTGCATGGGCTGTCAGCTCCAGCACCGAGTCCTTAATGTGGCTGATGATCTCATGGttctcctccagcagctgctccagctgctcgaTGCGGTTCTGTAGCACCGAGATCTGGCTCTGGGGGCACAGCGAGGGGCAAGAGGTCACCCACAGCTGCGGGGAGCCAGTCTTGGCCCTGGCACCTTAATGCCCAGAGACCAGGGCCGGCTTCTCATTAATTTCCCTGGCCGAATGTCCCTGTTTGCCATCCCAGGACCCCTCTCACTCACCCCAGACCCTCCAAACTCACCCTGGGGAAATTGCCCCCACTCTGGTGTCGTGTAGGGTCATGCTGTACCCGGTCCAGCATCAAGTAGAGGGAGAAGACGGCCACGCAGAAGATGGCAGCTCCACACACTGTCACCTGCTTCTTCAGCTTCATCCCGAAGGGATGCAGGGACTCACCTGCGCCGGCACTGGGGGGGAGCCAGGCCGGACAGCGCAGCCCCGCTCCGCGgcctcctgcctcctcctccaaGAGCCCTCACCGCGTCCTACTTGGCTTAATCCGATGCTGGATATTTATATCCGCAGATGGGGCCGGGGCCGGAGAGGCCGCGCGGCCCCGCAGGGCCGGGCAGCGCCCGGGCCCGCCGCGCTGAGGCCCCGCGGCGACGGCCCGGGCCGGGAGAGGCCGGGCCAGCACCGACCGTGTCACCGCCGCCACCCCGTCCGCGCCCCGGGCGGCTCCGCAGCCCGGCCCAGGCCCTCACATCGCCCGCCGGGGCCCGCCGGgatgggccaggccaggccaggccccgCCTCGCGCTCCGCCCGCTGCGCCGGCCCGCGGGGGCGGCACCGAACCGGCCGGCACCGAACGGGCCGGGCCACGCGGGGGCGGCACCGAACCGGCCGGCACCGAACGGGCCGGGCCACGCGGGGGCGGCACCGAACCGGCCGGCACCGAACGGGCCGGGCCACGCGGGGGCGGCACCGAACCGGCCGGCACCGAACGGGCCGGGCCACGCGGGGGCGGCACCGAACCGGCCGGCACCGAACGGGCCGGGCCACGCGGGGGCGGCACCGAACCGGCCGGCACCGAACGGGCCGGGCCACGCGGGGGCGGCACCGAACCGACCGGCACCGAACCGGCCGGGCCACGCGGGGGCGGCACCGAACCGGccggcacagcccggcccgcGGGAGCAGCCGCCCCCAACCCCGCAGCCGAGTTCAGATGCCGGTGCCCTCCCGGTACCCTGTCCCGGTGTGCCCCATCCCGGTGCGCCCCATCCCGGTGCCCCGTCTTTGATCCCTGTCCCGGTGCCCTGACCCAGGGTCCCGTTCCAGCTCTCTGTCCCAGTGCCCTGTCTCAGTTCTCCCCCACGCCGTTCCTGTCTAAGTGGACCCCATTCTGGTAACTTCATCTCGGTACCCCATGCTAGTGCACCGCGTGCCCTGGCACAGTGACCCGTCCTGGTGCACCATTACAGtgtctcatcccagtgccacGTCCCAGTGCAGTACAAGTCCGTGTCCCCTCACAGCTCCTAGAAGCACAGCTGCAGAGCTCGTGTGTTTATTGTACAAGACGAAGCcgggcaggagctgtggctgccataTCCCACCCTGAGGTATGCAGgagcccctgccctggggctcaAGCACCACACAGCTACCCCTCGGTACCCACTGCCCAGACAGGgctctgctgtgtccccagcagtgccGTGGGATGGATCCAGGGCCCCTGGTGCTCCCTGTCACCGCTGCCTCTTGCGGATGGCGACGAGGTCCTGGTGGATGGAGCAGAAGTTGGGCCGCTTGTGGGGGTCATACTCCCAGCAGCGCTGCATCAGCTGGTACACCTCCTCAGGGCACTGCTCGGGAGGGTCCAGCCGCAAACCTGGGcaacagggatggggatgtggatCACCGGCCCCTAACACCCCACATCCCACCGTGGGATGTGTCCGGCCCATCCcacaggcacagccccacagtgCTGGACCCACAGCTCATGGTGGCtatcaggagccagccccagCCGTGTCCCCTACCATGCTCCACTGCCTCCCGTGTCTGCTGGTTGCTGAGGTTGGCATAGGGGACGGCACCCAGGCTGAAGGCTTCCCACAGCAGGATGCCAAAGCTCCAGACATCACTCTCTGAGCTGTATCggcctggggacatggggcaggacAAATGCTGTTGGCAGGAGCATGGGCCCAGTCATGCCCATGCTCCTGAGGGCTGAGGTGCTCGgggtccctgcctccctccccaggaCCAGGTGTGTGGGAGTGGGATAGTGCCAGCTGCGGGGTGCCAGGCCATGCCTGCTCCATCCTGTACCATAATTGAGTGCTTCAGGGGCTGTCCACTTGACAGGGATTTGCTTCATCCCCCCTGTGGCGGCGTAGatgccatcctcctcctcccgtgACATCCCAAAATCACTGATCTTCAGGGTGTTCCTCTCCGTCACCAGGCAGTTGCGAGCAGCCAGGTCCCTGAGACAGCCCCAGGCAATCAGCCGTGTGCCCAGCTGTCCCTGGGGCTCCACCTGGCACGGGATGGGGTGGTGAGGATCCCAGGGCTCCCCGTGCTGCCAGggcccacctgtggatgcagtgCTTGCTCTCCAGGTACTCCATGCCAGCGGCAGCATTCTCTGTCATCTTGACCAGCTCCTTCACGCGGAGGTGGGGACCCTCACTGCGCAGGAAGGTCAGGAAGTCCCCCCCTGTGCCCAGATTGCAGAGGCGGTGggtgccaggcagcgctggcagcTCACCCAGGCGCGGGTGCGTGGGAGCGTGGGGCGGGTGCTCACCCTGCACCAGCTCCATGACGATGTAAATGGGCTGCTTCTGCGTGCAGACGCCGATGAGCCGCACGATGTTGGGGTGCCTGTACTGCTTGAGAATcctgtggggacaaggatggcACTGTGAGTGTAGGGGggcctggctgctctgggcaggagaCACCCGCTGCCATCGCCAGGGCACTGTGCccagccagcctggggacacagccctcAGCACGAGGGTGCTGCAGTCCCAGCACTGTCCAACAGCTCCAAGAGAGGACAGATGTGACAGGAGAAGCCCAAAGCTGCACGGACCTGGCTTCCTGCAGGAACTTGGCCTTGAGCTCAGGCGGAAGGGTTTCCCGGCAGGATTTCACAGCAACGGGAGAGTTGTCAGCACGCAGGCGTCCGCTGAACACTTCCCCAAAGTTACCCTTCCGAGACACAGGTGCACTAGGCTCAGCTCACCGTGCGGCCCAAGGCAACCCTTGTCCTCCTGCAGACCTGTGAGGacagccctgccctcctgcagACCCCACAGCACCCCATCTCACCCGACCAATGCGCTCCCCCAGCAGCACGTCCTCGTGATTCAGCACCCATTTGTCCTGCAGCAAACAGACACCCGTGAGCTGCCCCTGGCCCACAGACCCCTGCAGGCCCCCTCAGGCAGAGCCCAGGTCCAGGTTCCCCTGTCTACCTGGAGAAGCATGCCTGTGGCCCTCAGCCCAGCCATCAAGAGGAGAAAGGGCCAGGCAGAGCCGCCCCTGCGCAGGGGGCCCCACCCTCCTCCCCACTGCCTGTctcaccctgggcacagccctggccagGACAATGCCACTCTTGCGGGTGatgggctgctggctctgcaggaggtTCTGGATCAGCAGCGGAATGGTGGGGAAGCCGTCACCCTCCAGCCGAAACATGTTCTGCAGGGAGGGAGGCCAGGAGGTTGTGATGGGCAGGAACCTGTGCCTGGCCACACAAGGCCACCCCAGCCATGCCCCCTGCTCGTGGTCACTCACTCCCACAGCCTGGATGATGAAGTGCCGGGGCTGCCCATCCCACAGCACGCTGAGCACGTACTCCTGCTTGCCCTGGCTCTCCCGCACCAGGAAGTCCCCAGGGCAggtgagcagctcctgcacctccGAACGCGGGATGGCCCCGTGGTACCAGACCTGCTGGCACAGCGGCTTCTGCACGTCTGGGATGAGGGGCACGGGGGGTGGCAGCTGGAAGGAGACAAGGTGAGCCCAGCCATGCACGCTCCTGACTTGTGCCAgaggtggggcagcaggagtgtctggaagctgtgcccagggcaggtggGAGCAGAATCTGGAGGTGCTGAAGCAAGGGAGGCTGTGTGGCCAGCAAGGAGAGGACAGGCTCATCAAGGCAGCTGGCCAGAGAGCAGGGTGGCGGGAGGCACCCAGGGACTCACCGAGTACTTTGGGCTGAAGATGCCCGTGATGTGGTTCTTGAGGGTCTCCAGCGCGCTggccccgctccgctcctgctCCTGGAAGGAGGCACGGGCTGTGCACCAGCTGTGCAGCCCATCGCTGCGGCTCCCGGAGCGCAGGAGGCGAGGCCGACTCACCGTGGAGGAGACGGACTGCCGGTCCTCTGgcagaggcagggcaggcaggggctcCCTGgcgcccagctctgccagcttgcTGGCCAGCAGGTCCCGCTGCGCCCGCAGCTTGGCCTGGGCACACAGGCAGCCCTCGAGCTGCTGCCGCGCCTCGTGCAGCCCCTGCCGCCTGCCCAACAGGTGCACCCTGGCGAGGGGAGCGCATGGTCAGCACCCGCTGCCCGGGCCCCTCGCCCCCCTCTGCTGCACCTCACCGCTCCCCGGGGCTCCGGCCCTGCTCCTCGTCGTGGATCTCTGCCTTCAGCTCCTGCATCTGCTGCTCCTTGATACTCACGGCCTCTGTGGCGGCCACCAACTCCTCCTCAACCGATGTCAGGCTGCAAGAGATGTGTGCCAGCAGCGGGCTTGgcccctgtccctcacctgcccctGCCCACGGCTAGCCCCACTCACCAGTGCTGGACACTTTCAAGGGTCAGCTCattcagctgcagctcccctgGCACCAGGTTTTCTGTGTCCTCCAGCAGGCTCTCATCAAAGGACACAGCTGGTGGCATCTCAGATTCGTACCTGTGGGCACCCAGGACAGCTGTGCCTCCACTTGCCCGTGCTGGCCGCTGCCAGCCAGAGGCAGCAGGGCCGTACCCAGCAGAGAGGCTGCGGCTGTGTGGAGCCAtactggtggctctggatgaAGCTGCTGTACTCAGTGGCAGGGTCGATGGCCTGGATGGCACTGGCAATCTCCTGGTGAATGGCCAAAAGATCCTCCTGTACCAGGCTGCTGATGCTGCAGTACTCGCTGAGGATCTCCTTTCTGTGGGAGCACTGCTGGTTCTGGGGGGCCGTGGGCGTGCCCAGGGGGCGGGAGTGGGgtgcagggtggcagcagggcacaggatgggcagtgcagcacagggtgggcagtggggcacgggatgggcagcggggcaggcaggGCTCTTACAGGACGAGGACCATCTCCTGCTGCAGACCGTAGAGGGATTGATGCAGGCTGGGCAGCACCCGCTGGTAGTGGTGCTGGTGGTGCAGTGCGGCCGCCTGCACAGCCAGCACATACTGATTGTGGAGGGCATGGAGCTTCCAGAGGCTGCGCACATACTTCTCCTTTGCCTTGTCGCGCTCCTTGTCTGTGGAGAGAGGCTGTGGAAAACCCCAACCACCAGCACACCACCTGCCCCAACAGCGGGGCAGGCGTCACAGggtgagggctgggagagggTCCCCGGGCAGGCAGAGGAACCGAGCCTGGGGTGGTCACACTGTGACACAGAGATGCCCCTGACACACAGCGTGGTGTCCCAAGGCCCCAGGCTTGTGCCTGGCTTCCTGGGGGCCAGGCTGCGCTCTCCTCTATGCTGCCCAACCCCAGAACCCACACccgctccaggctgggctgtagTTTTCACGGAGTGCAGGGTGCTCCAGCCATCCCTGACCCATAGGGGAAGCTGGGAGGTCACACAGGGGTCAGGGGCCAGGTTGGCACCTTTGCTGGCCTCCTGGTACTTGCGCTTGGCCTGGGCACTGTCACGGGCTAGGCTGCGGTACTGTGCCTTCAGcttctccatctcctgctgcGTCGTCTGGAGAGGGACACAGTCAGGGAGCGGGTCCAGCACATTCCGCTGTTCCCCTGCTGGCTCCGACGTACCCGGCTGTAGTCTTGGctgagctgctgccactgctcgCTGAAGGCTCTGCGCAGCTGCTGCTTGTCGCGGATGAGCAGGCTCAGCTTGGCCAGCGGCCCCGCTGCCAGCTCCTCCGCGTGCCGCCGCAGGATCTGGCTCAGCGTCTCGGTCCGGCTCACCAGCACCCACCAGGACTGCGGGAAAGGGAGTCAGGGATGGCGTGGAGATGGCATCCTCCAGCAGCACCTCTCGGGCTCTGCAGGGCGCCGTCCTGCTCTGAGGCATCCCTACCTTCTCGATGTGACCACCGTGGttgccatggagctgccaagtgCTCTCCTGCTTTTCCAGCTGGGAGAACATGTGGTGCAGCATCCCTGCATACTCGCGGTCACTCTTGGCCCGCTGTGACATCCACTTCCTCATCAGCTCCAGGAGGCGCAGCTCCCCATCCTGCAGCCGCAGCAGCGCGCTGTGCCCCTGCGGGCACCACAGCTCCGGCCCAAAGCCCATGGCACCGCTGTGCagccaggggggctgtggggcaccGGGACAGcctgagccacagctgccaccctgcactgcctgcaccagcgGCCGGGGCCTTTGCATTTCACACCCTCCTAGCCCATCATCCGGTCTGTGCAGCAGAGATGGCCCTCCCCACCCACTGCAAACAGCCCTGCAAAGCCTATTCAAAGCAGCAGGATGAGTGCTCCAAgctctgtgggagctggggcctGTGGGGATGGTGCTGGGAAGGAGGAAGTGTGGAGCCACGGACAGCAGTGTCATCTCTGCCATGCACAGACTGCTCCCCAAGGGCAGCACCAGCCCCTCCTCTCTGGCAGCTGCAGTCCTGTCCTGCCCTTTCCCACCCCTATGCCCACGGTGTGggagctccctggggctggggcactggtGGGAAGCCAGCGGAAGCTGAGGAGGGTGCTGAGCTGCAGAGAAAGGTGCGGAACCTGGATGTGTTCCAGCATGCAGGACGCCAGTAAGGCCACTGGGAGTTAAGCTGATCCCAGTGGCAGTCCCCGGATGCCCTGCTCTGAAACAAGAGTGCAACAGGAGCAGGAGAGTGCTGGGGCACCTCCCTGTGCAGCGCAGGATGTCTCCTGGCACGGCCCTTGACCTCACCAAGATCTACCCCCCAGCCTTTCAAAGGAGTCCCCATCTCTGCTAGTACCTCACCAGGGCACAGTGCCTCCGACCTACATTTGGTGCTGGGTCTTCGCTGTGAGGCTGCTGCTGGCGTCCTGCTGGGGCCGGGGCTGACGCGGTCTGGACCCGGCGCAGCTCCGGCTCCTGGGGAGGAACAGGAAACCCAGTGCTGACCATACAGCCATTGCGAGATTTCCTGCgcttcctgccctccctgccagtCCCCACAccagcagccagcacacagttCTGCTGCAGCTAGGCAGTTCCCAGCCCCACCAGGGCCTGACACCAGCAGGTCCAGCCCTGTAACCAAGGGCTCCCCTGCTCCTGTGGAGCCTTCGCTCAGCGCCAGTCCCACCCAGCAAAGCCCCTCAGCTGTGCCTGGTCCTGCCTggctcccagccccactccatgtccctgtgtctccAAGAGACTGCAGGACCTGGGGGGTTCCTGAGGACTCTGTGTAGCCCCACTGAACTGTGGCCACCCTGTCACCATCCCCAAGCCTGGCCCTTGTGACAGGGAAGGGCTGCAGGACAGAGCATCCACTGACAGACATGCAGAGTGCTatgccccagcccttgctgccagccTGCATCCACAGAGCCAGGACCACACTGGGCACCAAGGGCTTCGCTGGTGACACggcagcactgcccagccctggcagctgccaccACCACTGCCACTGCCCAGTGGCACGGCCCTGGCAGCTCCACTCAGCTCAGCCTAGCCACCGCCTGGCTGTTGGGCCTCCCGTGCCTGCCAGGGAGGCTCCGGCACCAGAGGAGTTTCAATGTCACCTGCAGGACATTGCCAGGCCGATTCCACTTTTAGAGGAAGTCAGGGAAAAAACGCGTCAGCCGGGAGCTTTGCTGACTCGCCTTCCTACAGCAGAGCAATGTGGGGTGGCCACGAGCTGGAGCAGCCCCAAGGAAGGGCTGCCACCGTACTGCttctcccaccaccaccacccctccagcatcccctccccgcctggccaggctgctcctgggcggccggggctgggcggcTCTGCGTCTGACCGCAAGGGCAGCAGCTctctctggaaggcagattgctgcccggccccagccccgcctagggagaaaaggaagagcagggtGAGCGCGCTGCAGGCTGTGCCTGCCACGGGGACCTCGCTCCTGACCACAGGAAGCCGCCGCGGCCCAGGCGCAGCGAGGCCGAGCGCCTCCGCGGAGAGGAGCTGCCTCTGCGATGGAGCACAGCCACAACAGGCTCTTTTGTGGGGCTCGGTGAGGCTGCGGTCGGCTGTGTCCGCAGCTTGGCCACAGCACGAGCGGGTCCCAGGTCCAGCCAGGACATTCCTGCACCAGGGTGGTGCTAGACacgggggctgcagccagggcctaGGCTGTGGTGAAGGGACTGAGCCTTGTGCTGTGGGAAAGGGGTGCTAAGTCCCCAGGCTTTTCACAcgcacacacccacacacccacacagcCCGTTTCTGAATTAACTGCCCTCGATGCACGTCCCCATAAGCAGCTCATGCAAGGGACATACCCTGCCCGTCCCCACCACatttcctgcccacagccagggaaGGGCAGTGCCTGGCCCGGGGGAAggtctgcaggctccagcccaccTGCAGAGCACATCTGGGTGCCCCTGAGGCCCACAGTCTCCACGGCCAGGCCACTGCCCCAGCCGGGCACCCACGGCACATAGAGCACAGGCAGCGGAGCTGGTTTGCATAGTTCTGAACATTTAATAACTCAGTCTCTCTAGCGTTATATCCACATCCATTAAATTAAAAACAGGCtcaggaggcagctcctggccgaTTAAATTACAAGAAAAAATTACTGTGCACCAAAAAGTTGTTATAGAAAAATAGTCCTGTGGCCCCTGGCCAGCGGCTCCATCCACGGCTGGCCCCGGTGTGCGGCGGCGGACGGCAAAGGGGCGCGTGGCACTGCCCCCCAGCCCACGGGGAAGGGGCAGCAAGGGGAAGGGCTCCAGCGGGGAGCAGAACAGATTGTCACCAAGTGGGGGCAAGGCACGTCGGGGGGCTAGGGCTGCAGgaatgctgggcactgcccagcacaggcaggacgcaggcagagctggggcagtgctggcactggcGCTACCTGACGgtcccagccagcagcacctACAGCCCTCCCCAGGGGCAGAACACAAGGGGCCCAAGGCAGCCCCCCAAAGCAGGGACTGTGCGAgggatccctgcccaggctgtGGGCTGTGCCATGGGCACAGGGTCAGGCGGTGCCCAGCCTGATGCTCCCCGGTGCCAGGGCTCCTACCCGCTGCAGGCAGCGGCGGTGGGATGGGGAGGCAGTggacagcagcagctgaggcCTGGCCATTATTGCTGTCGAAGGGCACGGGTGGAAGCAGACAGGCCCAGGGGAGgcggcagggagctgggacacaatGAACTGAGCCTGGGACGCAGCCCCGCACGGGCTGAGGGTGGGAGGGGCAGCGGGATGCTGTGACacaggctgggctcagccctgccacagccagcccACCTT is part of the Melospiza melodia melodia isolate bMelMel2 chromosome 15, bMelMel2.pri, whole genome shotgun sequence genome and harbors:
- the FES gene encoding tyrosine-protein kinase Fes/Fps — encoded protein: MGFGPELWCPQGHSALLRLQDGELRLLELMRKWMSQRAKSDREYAGMLHHMFSQLEKQESTWQLHGNHGGHIEKSWWVLVSRTETLSQILRRHAEELAAGPLAKLSLLIRDKQQLRRAFSEQWQQLSQDYSRTTQQEMEKLKAQYRSLARDSAQAKRKYQEASKDKERDKAKEKYVRSLWKLHALHNQYVLAVQAAALHHQHHYQRVLPSLHQSLYGLQQEMVLVLKEILSEYCSISSLVQEDLLAIHQEIASAIQAIDPATEYSSFIQSHQYESEMPPAVSFDESLLEDTENLVPGELQLNELTLESVQHCLTSVEEELVAATEAVSIKEQQMQELKAEIHDEEQGRSPGERVHLLGRRQGLHEARQQLEGCLCAQAKLRAQRDLLASKLAELGAREPLPALPLPEDRQSVSSTEQERSGASALETLKNHITGIFSPKYSLPPPVPLIPDVQKPLCQQVWYHGAIPRSEVQELLTCPGDFLVRESQGKQEYVLSVLWDGQPRHFIIQAVGNMFRLEGDGFPTIPLLIQNLLQSQQPITRKSGIVLARAVPRDKWVLNHEDVLLGERIGRGNFGEVFSGRLRADNSPVAVKSCRETLPPELKAKFLQEARILKQYRHPNIVRLIGVCTQKQPIYIVMELVQGGDFLTFLRSEGPHLRVKELVKMTENAAAGMEYLESKHCIHRDLAARNCLVTERNTLKISDFGMSREEEDGIYAATGGMKQIPVKWTAPEALNYGRYSSESDVWSFGILLWEAFSLGAVPYANLSNQQTREAVEHGLRLDPPEQCPEEVYQLMQRCWEYDPHKRPNFCSIHQDLVAIRKRQR